The Longimicrobiaceae bacterium genome segment CCAGATCATGACCGACAAGGGGCTGGTGCGGCGCAACGAGGCGCAGCGGGCGCACGTCTACGAAGCGCAGCGCACCCAGGAGGCCACCCAGCGGCAGCTGGTGGGCGACCTGCTGGAGCGGGCCTTCGGCGGGTCCACGGCCACGCTGGTGGTGCGGGCGCTCTCGGAGCGGCCGGCTTCCGGGGAGGAGCTGGACGAGATCCGCGCGCTTCTGGACCGGCTGGAGTCCGCCCGCGCGGGAGACCGGGGATGACCGGCCTCGCGCTTCCGGCGGAGCACCCGGCGGTCCGGGCGCTC includes the following:
- a CDS encoding BlaI/MecI/CopY family transcriptional regulator codes for the protein MATPQPTPAELEILRVLWERGPSTVREVHDALHRTEPVGYTTVLKMLQIMTDKGLVRRNEAQRAHVYEAQRTQEATQRQLVGDLLERAFGGSTATLVVRALSERPASGEELDEIRALLDRLESARAGDRG